The genomic segment GACGGATGCCTTCGATGTGGACCTGGCTGTTTCGGGAAGTGAGGCTGTCGAGAAAATGCAAACGGCTTCGTACGATCTCGTCACCTTGGATCTTATCATGCCTGAGATATCCGGATTGGATGTTTTGCATGAAATCAAGCAAATGTCCCCCCATACGCCAGTCATGATCGTAACCGGCAATGCAACCGATCGTCTAGTGAAAGAGGCGGGAGTACTTGGAGCCTGCCGGGTGCTCTATAAACCTGTCCGACTTGAGGACTTTATTGAGAGTTTGGCGTCTGCTTTGGAACGTTAGAAACAATAGACCGCCTGGGGACTGCCGCAGGTATTACACAAGAGGAATAGCAAGGGCTGTATGAAGAACACCATTTCG from the Candidatus Zixiibacteriota bacterium genome contains:
- a CDS encoding response regulator, producing the protein MGTYDFSHIDKLAKQHGVPFKILIVDDEEWMRKVFGEFCSETDAFDVDLAVSGSEAVEKMQTASYDLVTLDLIMPEISGLDVLHEIKQMSPHTPVMIVTGNATDRLVKEAGVLGACRVLYKPVRLEDFIESLASALER